A single window of Flavobacteriales bacterium DNA harbors:
- a CDS encoding TolC family protein has translation MRKVIFVLFILFPGIGVRAQTLQNYLEIATDSNPGLKARYAEFEAAMQKIPQVKSLQDPTFSVSAFGQMIETRVGPQRAIFIFNQMFPWFGTLKARGDAMALFAEARFQAWLDARNALIYQVKSAWYPLYELDQTIRYQRENISILESYKTLALTRFKNGNGTMVDVLRVDIMLEDAGTELTLLEDKRKPLLAMFNKLLNRDVNSEVVVADALIPDDSPGAFSPDSMLQNNPRLIELDKKAQAWKQQQIAAGKQGMPKLGAGLNYTVIGKRTDMDVPGNGKDAIMPMISVSLPIYRKKYKAMASETEFMHTSAVQMKQEVSNDLLASYEMAGYELEKANEEYKLLAAQMKKTRQAESLLLTAYSTSGKDFEEVLRMQQLLLKYKIATATSVKNYFTAVARLEYLTATN, from the coding sequence ATGAGGAAGGTGATATTCGTCCTGTTCATATTGTTTCCAGGAATAGGTGTCCGGGCACAAACCCTACAGAACTACCTGGAAATAGCAACGGACAGCAACCCCGGATTAAAAGCCCGGTACGCCGAGTTTGAAGCGGCCATGCAAAAAATCCCACAGGTGAAATCATTGCAGGATCCCACTTTTTCAGTGAGTGCCTTCGGACAAATGATTGAAACCAGGGTCGGTCCGCAGCGAGCCATATTTATTTTCAATCAGATGTTTCCCTGGTTCGGAACCCTGAAAGCCCGGGGCGATGCAATGGCATTGTTTGCAGAAGCCAGATTCCAGGCATGGCTGGATGCACGCAACGCACTTATCTACCAGGTCAAATCTGCCTGGTATCCTTTGTATGAGCTGGACCAAACCATCCGATACCAGCGGGAAAACATATCCATACTGGAATCTTATAAAACACTTGCCCTGACACGCTTCAAAAATGGCAATGGAACCATGGTGGATGTGCTTCGTGTGGACATCATGCTGGAGGATGCCGGGACGGAACTGACATTGCTGGAAGACAAAAGAAAACCTTTGTTGGCGATGTTTAACAAGCTGTTGAACCGGGATGTAAACAGTGAGGTGGTTGTGGCCGATGCTTTGATTCCCGATGATTCACCCGGTGCGTTTTCCCCGGACAGTATGCTGCAAAACAATCCCAGGTTGATTGAACTGGATAAAAAAGCGCAAGCCTGGAAACAACAGCAGATAGCAGCTGGAAAACAGGGTATGCCTAAGTTGGGTGCAGGCCTGAACTATACCGTTATCGGTAAACGAACCGATATGGATGTGCCTGGGAACGGGAAGGATGCCATCATGCCTATGATATCCGTCTCTCTTCCGATTTACAGAAAAAAATACAAGGCGATGGCGAGTGAAACCGAGTTCATGCATACCTCCGCAGTACAGATGAAACAGGAGGTAAGCAATGATCTGCTGGCCTCTTATGAAATGGCCGGTTATGAACTGGAAAAGGCAAATGAGGAATACAAACTGTTGGCTGCACAAATGAAAAAAACCCGCCAGGCAGAGAGCCTCCTTTTGACTGCATACAGCACATCAGGAAAAGACTTTGAAGAAGTGCTCCGGATGCAGCAATTGTTGCTGAAATATAAAATAGCAACGGCTACATCTGTCAAAAACTATTTTACAGCTGTTGCAAGGCTTGAATATTTAACGGCAACAAATTAA
- a CDS encoding DUF3347 domain-containing protein has translation MKRRILIIGTTGLFAISLALFMGCGNAEKDPDQHHEAAMDHDHGMGEHHDEGEEHHHAQSDNHMDATSMSVEQSASASEVLNAYLDIKNALVEDDDAKAAQAGKKLVAAFDHMDKSSVSQDQMKEVDDIIDNARENAEHISENQGNIDHQREHLAELFADIRDLVALTGSDRNLYEIYCPMANDNEGAMWLSASNEIKNPYMGSKMMTCGTVKAEISVE, from the coding sequence ATGAAAAGAAGAATCCTTATCATCGGAACAACAGGTTTGTTTGCGATCAGTCTTGCTCTCTTCATGGGCTGCGGAAATGCAGAAAAAGACCCGGACCAGCACCACGAAGCTGCAATGGATCATGACCACGGCATGGGAGAACATCATGATGAAGGAGAAGAACACCATCATGCACAATCTGATAACCACATGGATGCTACATCCATGAGCGTGGAGCAATCAGCCTCAGCCTCTGAGGTTCTTAATGCCTACCTCGATATCAAAAATGCCCTGGTGGAAGATGATGATGCGAAAGCAGCCCAGGCAGGAAAAAAACTGGTTGCTGCATTTGATCACATGGATAAGTCTTCGGTCTCGCAGGATCAAATGAAGGAAGTTGACGATATCATCGATAATGCAAGAGAAAATGCCGAACATATTTCCGAGAACCAAGGCAATATCGATCATCAGCGGGAACACCTGGCCGAACTGTTTGCCGATATCAGGGACCTGGTGGCATTGACCGGCTCCGACCGCAATCTGTATGAAATATACTGTCCGATGGCCAACGACAATGAAGGAGCCATGTGGCTGAGTGCCTCCAATGAAATCAAGAATCCCTACATGGGAAGTAAAATGATGACCTGCGGTACGGTAAAAGCTGAAATTTCGGTGGAGTGA
- a CDS encoding efflux RND transporter periplasmic adaptor subunit, with amino-acid sequence MKKIIQNKYIQFGFLVLLGIWIGWLIKPTHGTSVEQRQSDLAAREQIWTCSMHPQIRRNAPGQCPICGMDLIPLNSENGSDENPMLVAMSPTAMQLASIQTSVVGNQKPVKEIRMTGKVQADERRIYSQASHIPGRIEQLMINYTGEQVQKGQTLAIIYSPALISAQEELFEAMKIKEQQPALFNAARDKLKSWKLTDGQIDQIIAAGKPQEQFPVLADVSGVVLKKRVNTGDYIMKGMSIYDVADLSNLWILFDVYESDMPWVTTHSKVSFTVASVPGETFSGTVSFIDPVINPQTRVAKARVEFPNQQLKLKPEMFASGIITSELRQEQDGLIVPKTAVMWTGKRSVVYVKSNTGKEVGFMMREVTLGPALGDSYVVTQGLEAGEEIATQGTFSIDAAAQLAGKPSMMNPEGGPAMTGHNHAGMTGGSGSMTSDAQPSTTHSENMTISKQVKESLVPLFQDYLALKDALVTDDFRSAQRVAGSLQKHMKDVNMEMFKGDEHMTWMQHSQAVMNALEMIGKAENIGGVRRAFKDVSDHMILMAVAFGPFDREALYIQHCPMANNNKGADWISEEKIIQNPYFGQSMVGCGSVTKEIK; translated from the coding sequence ATGAAAAAGATCATTCAGAATAAATACATACAGTTCGGATTCCTGGTGTTGCTGGGAATATGGATCGGATGGCTGATCAAACCAACACATGGTACATCCGTGGAGCAGAGACAGAGCGATCTTGCAGCCCGGGAGCAAATCTGGACCTGCTCCATGCACCCGCAAATCCGCCGGAACGCACCGGGTCAGTGCCCGATATGTGGCATGGACCTGATACCATTGAACAGTGAAAACGGTTCGGATGAAAACCCCATGCTTGTTGCCATGTCACCCACAGCCATGCAACTGGCCAGCATTCAGACGTCTGTTGTCGGTAATCAAAAACCGGTGAAGGAGATAAGAATGACCGGCAAGGTGCAGGCGGATGAAAGAAGAATCTATTCCCAGGCTTCCCATATTCCGGGACGGATCGAGCAACTGATGATCAACTATACGGGAGAGCAGGTACAGAAAGGGCAAACATTGGCGATCATCTATTCCCCGGCACTGATTTCCGCCCAGGAGGAATTATTTGAAGCCATGAAAATCAAAGAACAACAGCCTGCATTGTTCAACGCAGCCAGGGACAAATTGAAAAGCTGGAAACTTACCGACGGACAGATCGATCAGATCATCGCCGCCGGAAAGCCCCAGGAACAGTTTCCGGTGTTGGCGGATGTATCGGGGGTGGTGCTTAAAAAAAGAGTCAATACAGGTGACTATATCATGAAGGGCATGTCCATTTACGATGTGGCTGATCTTTCAAACCTGTGGATATTGTTTGATGTGTATGAAAGCGATATGCCCTGGGTAACAACCCACAGCAAAGTAAGTTTTACCGTTGCTTCCGTTCCCGGAGAAACATTCTCAGGAACAGTCTCATTTATTGACCCGGTGATCAATCCGCAAACCCGTGTGGCCAAAGCCAGGGTGGAGTTCCCCAATCAGCAACTCAAACTGAAACCTGAAATGTTCGCCAGCGGGATCATTACAAGTGAACTTCGGCAAGAGCAGGATGGACTGATCGTACCCAAAACGGCTGTGATGTGGACCGGAAAAAGGTCTGTTGTTTATGTGAAAAGCAACACTGGAAAGGAAGTGGGTTTTATGATGCGCGAAGTGACATTGGGCCCTGCATTGGGTGACAGCTATGTGGTGACGCAAGGCCTGGAGGCAGGTGAGGAGATTGCCACCCAAGGAACATTCAGCATTGATGCTGCTGCACAACTGGCGGGCAAACCCAGCATGATGAATCCCGAAGGCGGACCGGCAATGACAGGGCACAACCATGCTGGTATGACGGGTGGATCGGGAAGTATGACTTCCGATGCGCAACCATCAACCACCCATTCCGAAAATATGACCATCAGCAAACAGGTGAAAGAATCCCTGGTGCCGCTCTTTCAGGACTACCTGGCGTTGAAGGATGCACTTGTGACTGATGATTTCAGATCGGCACAACGTGTAGCCGGTTCCCTCCAAAAACACATGAAGGATGTAAACATGGAAATGTTCAAAGGGGATGAGCACATGACATGGATGCAGCATAGCCAGGCGGTGATGAATGCACTCGAGATGATTGGGAAAGCGGAGAACATCGGTGGCGTGAGGCGGGCCTTCAAGGATGTGTCGGATCACATGATCCTGATGGCGGTGGCCTTCGGCCCGTTCGACCGGGAAGCGCTGTACATCCAGCATTGCCCGATGGCAAATAACAACAAAGGTGCCGACTGGATCAGCGAGGAGAAGATCATTCAAAACCCTTACTTCGGACAAAGCATGGTCGGGTGCGGATCCGTGACCAAAGAAATCAAATAA
- a CDS encoding YHS domain-containing protein, translating into MVDPVCGMSVKVADAYSYKYKGKKYYFDNYSCKQSFKMNPEKFINKVCIPADSLKTK; encoded by the coding sequence TTGGTAGACCCGGTTTGCGGGATGTCGGTGAAAGTTGCCGATGCCTATTCCTACAAGTACAAAGGGAAAAAATACTACTTCGATAATTACAGTTGCAAACAGTCCTTCAAGATGAACCCCGAGAAGTTCATTAATAAGGTGTGCATACCCGCGGATTCATTGAAAACCAAGTGA
- a CDS encoding T9SS type A sorting domain-containing protein, translated as MKTLLVFFLTGLILVGIQAHAQNDFWMPTSGLQSGYIWAMDVAPSGSVFAGGDKGIFRSTDNGSSWAVSGLTATAVFDVRSKGNGHLFAATSSGIARSVDDGDSWMPTGFNQPIMRAVAFRPSENTLYAGGNGGIVMKSEDEGTTWDTIQAGGDFATDVEGLAVGSDSTLYAGTYGSSVWRTTDNGQSWQLVNTGMTTSGVVSMAIIRRGPLQNDILFAGTNGWIFRSDNRGDTWTQVGLDNQTTIYDLKVDGGTVWAATGLGIYKSADEGQTWQAFNQNLTDSLFMRSVAVDGKVYAGANGNGVYRSSISTDYWERVGVPYAYVYSFAAWPAAGRVLAGTNDSIFVSDDNGATWKRSNAGLSGRFAHVFTVYPGNPVLYCGLTTGVYQSSDAGDNWQPTPAQPSNKNISALQLNAAGDVFAGTGNALFRTTDGGQTWERIHTGLVDSNIVSISLDPSGQDLYVGTWLGGVFRSTDNGDSWTAFNGGTNWYDPSVQHFAVDTAGNYLYAGTSGNGVYRTRLDSADWQQVVSGMGNGGYQSITGLAIGRNGDLYAATADSGVYRSSDQGDNWSQVNTGLRSLNITALDTAASGYLYVGTNGNVIHRSTDVYTGIHSNVRVTTSLFLYPNPAIDQVAIVVDLPHGCSHATLKVYNLLGEQVTDIYGGALPEGTRAFTWNAGGMPAGVYLVKLETDARSWYGKVVVR; from the coding sequence ATGAAGACCCTCTTAGTTTTTTTCTTGACCGGCCTTATCCTTGTTGGCATACAGGCACATGCACAGAATGATTTCTGGATGCCCACATCCGGGTTGCAAAGCGGGTACATCTGGGCCATGGATGTGGCACCGTCCGGATCCGTGTTCGCAGGTGGCGACAAGGGCATCTTCCGTTCAACCGATAACGGCAGCAGCTGGGCGGTGTCGGGCCTGACAGCCACGGCGGTGTTTGATGTTCGCAGCAAAGGAAACGGTCATCTTTTTGCTGCCACCTCTTCCGGCATTGCACGTTCGGTCGACGATGGCGATAGCTGGATGCCCACCGGGTTCAACCAGCCCATCATGCGCGCAGTTGCATTCAGGCCATCTGAAAATACCCTGTATGCCGGCGGGAACGGTGGCATCGTGATGAAGTCGGAAGATGAAGGAACTACCTGGGATACCATCCAGGCAGGAGGAGATTTTGCCACCGATGTGGAAGGACTGGCCGTGGGATCCGACAGTACCCTGTACGCCGGCACATACGGTAGCAGCGTCTGGCGTACCACCGATAACGGACAAAGCTGGCAGTTGGTGAACACCGGCATGACCACCTCCGGCGTGGTGTCCATGGCCATCATCCGGCGCGGGCCGCTTCAAAACGATATCCTCTTCGCCGGCACCAACGGATGGATCTTCCGCTCAGACAACCGTGGCGACACGTGGACCCAGGTCGGCCTCGACAACCAAACCACCATCTACGATCTGAAGGTGGATGGCGGTACCGTTTGGGCGGCGACCGGACTCGGTATATACAAGTCGGCGGATGAAGGTCAGACCTGGCAGGCGTTCAACCAGAACCTGACCGACTCGCTCTTCATGCGGTCTGTTGCAGTGGATGGAAAAGTATATGCCGGCGCCAACGGCAATGGGGTGTATCGTTCTTCCATAAGTACCGACTACTGGGAACGCGTGGGTGTGCCATATGCATATGTGTATTCCTTCGCTGCCTGGCCCGCCGCCGGTCGTGTGCTGGCAGGTACGAACGATTCCATCTTCGTGTCAGACGATAACGGTGCCACATGGAAAAGAAGCAACGCCGGTCTCAGCGGTCGTTTTGCGCATGTGTTTACCGTATATCCCGGCAACCCCGTTTTATATTGCGGCCTCACCACCGGTGTATATCAATCTTCAGATGCGGGAGACAACTGGCAGCCAACGCCCGCCCAGCCATCCAACAAAAATATTTCCGCCCTGCAACTCAATGCTGCAGGTGATGTGTTCGCAGGAACGGGTAACGCATTGTTCCGCACCACCGACGGCGGACAAACATGGGAGCGTATCCACACAGGCCTTGTGGATTCCAACATCGTGAGCATATCTTTGGATCCTTCCGGTCAGGATCTGTATGTGGGTACCTGGCTTGGCGGGGTGTTCCGGTCGACCGACAACGGCGACAGTTGGACGGCCTTCAACGGTGGCACCAACTGGTATGATCCTTCCGTGCAGCATTTCGCGGTGGATACCGCCGGGAATTACCTGTATGCCGGTACATCGGGTAACGGCGTGTACCGCACGCGGTTGGATTCCGCCGACTGGCAGCAGGTGGTTAGCGGGATGGGGAACGGCGGTTATCAATCCATCACCGGACTGGCGATCGGCCGCAACGGAGACCTCTATGCAGCCACCGCCGATTCGGGTGTGTACCGTTCATCGGATCAGGGCGACAACTGGTCACAAGTCAATACAGGTTTGCGCAGCCTGAACATCACCGCACTGGACACCGCCGCATCCGGTTACCTGTATGTGGGTACCAACGGCAATGTGATCCATCGCAGCACGGATGTGTATACCGGAATACACAGCAATGTACGTGTAACCACATCTCTGTTCCTGTATCCGAACCCCGCCATTGATCAGGTGGCGATCGTGGTGGATCTGCCGCATGGGTGTTCGCATGCAACACTGAAAGTATACAACCTGCTTGGTGAGCAGGTGACTGACATATATGGGGGTGCCTTACCGGAGGGTACACGTGCGTTTACCTGGAATGCGGGTGGAATGCCGGCAGGTGTTTATCTCGTGAAATTGGAAACGGATGCACGCAGTTGGTATGGGAAGGTGGTGGTGAGGTAG
- a CDS encoding heme-binding domain-containing protein, with protein sequence MQFIPVNRNQQDEGTSSDFLQTYHPPANISTLLKNACYNCHSNHTDYPWYSYVQPVGWYLERHINKGKENLNLSAFDTYSSRRKRSKLKSMIHQVKDGGMPLSSYTLMHKEARLSEDDKSTLISYLDSLRDSAH encoded by the coding sequence ATGCAGTTTATCCCCGTCAATAGAAATCAGCAAGATGAAGGGACTTCTTCGGACTTTCTCCAAACCTATCATCCGCCGGCGAATATCAGCACGCTTCTGAAAAATGCCTGCTACAATTGCCACAGCAACCATACCGACTATCCATGGTACAGTTATGTTCAACCGGTAGGGTGGTATTTGGAACGTCACATCAACAAAGGCAAAGAAAATCTGAACCTAAGTGCGTTTGACACTTATTCCTCCAGGAGAAAAAGAAGCAAATTAAAGTCAATGATTCATCAGGTCAAAGATGGTGGAATGCCTTTGTCTTCTTATACACTCATGCACAAGGAAGCACGGTTGAGTGAAGACGATAAAAGCACGCTCATTTCTTACCTGGATTCTTTGCGGGATTCAGCACATTGA
- a CDS encoding efflux RND transporter permease subunit translates to MLNRTIRYFLENKLVTFLLVCLFVIWGIITAPFGWKLDGLPSDPVPVDAIPDIGENQQIVFTQWMGRSPQDIEDQVSYPLTTYLLGIPGVKTIRSSSIFGFSSIYIIFSEDVDFYWSRSRILEKLNSLPAGLLPENVTPTLGPDATALGQVFWYTLEGRDQDGNPTGGWDLHEIRTVQDFYVKYGLNAVEGVSEVASIGGFVQEYQVDVNPDALKAYHIPLQKVMEAVRKSNRDVGAKTIEINQAEYLIRGLGYVRKTEDLEKAVVAVQDNVPIRIGDIGVVTLGPSTRRGLLDKGGAEVVGGVVVARYGSNPLHVINKVKEKIQEIAPGLPKKTLANGVESQLTIVPFYDRTQLIHETIGTLESALSHEVLISVIVVLILVLNLRASVIISTLLPIAVLMTFIVMRYSGVDANVVALSGIAIAIGVMVDVGIVFVENIIRHLELPENHGVKGKELMWVIYEATVEVASAITTALATTIVSFIPVFAMQSAEGKLFRPLAFTKTFALLGAFVLGLVVLPAFTHLVFGIDYSRKRVRRLWSLILLAGGILLAVSAGMILPLALSCIGLNGLLEHRYPAKYKAWPNYVNLGLTVLIATFFLTEEWMPLGPQNSLLVNYLFVIVLLGLILGILLGIVHYYERVLKWCLANKGKFMLLPLSTLLFGIVIWLGFDRTFGFVANGVEGMGWNIRQTSFWTTSSHRFPGIGSEFMPSLNEGSYLLMPTSMPHSGVEYNRKVVGQLDMMLNNIPEVELAVGKMGRVESALDPAPVSMYENIINYRPEYILDENGHRVRFKVDKHERFITVRGDTLTNEEGLKRGITATDLIRDDHGEFYRNWRPGIQSPDDIWDEIVKVANIPGITSAPKLQPIETRLVMLQTGMRAPMGIKVFGPDLATIEQFGMRLEGVLKEVPSVKAEAVFADRIVGKPYLHLNINRDEISRYGLNVEDVQQSIETAIGGMKITSSVEGRERFPIRVRYPRELRDDPESLGKILIATPTGAQIPLSQLVDFEYVRGPQNIKSENTFLVGYVLFDKQEGRAEVDVVNDAREAIQDKINAGELTVPPGISYKFSGSYENQVRAVKRLAVVIPISLVLIFLLLFFQFKTIIASSIHFSGVFVAFAGGFIMLWLYGQNWFMNFTLADVNMRDLFQMHPINLSVAVWVGFIALFGIATDDGVIMGTYIHQVFKERKPQTIEGVREAVLIAGKKRVRPAMMTAAVAIIALLPVLTSTGKGADIMIPMAIPTFGGMTIQIMTMFVVPVLQAYWRESVIKKQNNQVS, encoded by the coding sequence TTGCTCAATAGAACCATACGTTACTTTCTGGAGAATAAACTGGTCACTTTCCTGCTGGTTTGCCTGTTCGTCATTTGGGGCATCATCACCGCTCCCTTTGGCTGGAAGCTGGATGGGTTGCCTTCCGATCCGGTTCCGGTAGATGCCATACCGGACATCGGTGAGAACCAACAAATCGTTTTTACCCAATGGATGGGGCGTTCCCCTCAGGATATCGAGGATCAGGTGTCGTATCCCCTTACAACCTATTTATTGGGGATACCGGGAGTGAAAACCATTCGTAGCTCTTCTATCTTTGGGTTCAGCAGCATCTATATCATCTTTTCTGAAGATGTGGATTTTTACTGGTCCCGCTCCCGCATCCTGGAAAAACTCAATTCGTTACCTGCCGGTCTTTTGCCGGAAAACGTAACGCCAACGCTCGGGCCGGATGCAACGGCCCTGGGACAGGTTTTCTGGTATACGTTGGAGGGGCGCGATCAGGACGGGAACCCCACCGGGGGATGGGATCTGCATGAAATACGCACCGTCCAGGACTTTTACGTGAAGTACGGCCTCAACGCAGTTGAAGGTGTTTCCGAAGTGGCTTCCATTGGCGGCTTCGTGCAGGAGTACCAGGTAGACGTAAATCCGGATGCCCTGAAAGCCTATCATATTCCATTGCAAAAAGTAATGGAAGCCGTCCGCAAATCGAATAGGGATGTAGGGGCAAAAACCATTGAGATCAACCAAGCCGAATACCTGATCAGGGGGTTGGGATATGTCAGGAAAACCGAAGACCTGGAAAAAGCAGTGGTGGCTGTTCAGGACAATGTCCCGATCCGAATCGGCGATATCGGTGTTGTGACACTGGGTCCTTCCACCCGGAGGGGACTGTTGGATAAAGGTGGAGCAGAAGTGGTGGGAGGTGTGGTTGTGGCGCGCTATGGCTCAAATCCCTTGCACGTCATCAATAAGGTAAAGGAAAAAATACAAGAGATTGCTCCCGGGTTGCCGAAGAAAACCCTGGCGAACGGCGTGGAAAGCCAGCTGACCATCGTGCCTTTTTATGACCGCACCCAACTCATTCATGAAACCATCGGTACGCTGGAAAGCGCCCTTTCCCATGAGGTGCTGATCAGTGTGATCGTTGTTCTGATATTGGTATTGAACCTTCGGGCATCCGTTATCATTTCAACGCTTCTGCCGATTGCTGTGCTGATGACATTTATCGTGATGCGCTATTCCGGGGTGGATGCCAACGTCGTCGCTTTGTCGGGAATTGCCATTGCCATTGGTGTGATGGTGGATGTGGGAATCGTATTTGTGGAGAACATCATCCGTCATCTTGAGTTACCTGAGAATCATGGGGTGAAAGGAAAAGAACTGATGTGGGTTATTTATGAAGCAACCGTGGAGGTCGCTTCTGCCATAACCACTGCGCTGGCAACCACCATTGTGAGTTTCATCCCGGTTTTTGCCATGCAATCTGCCGAAGGCAAACTGTTCCGACCCCTCGCCTTCACCAAAACCTTTGCCCTATTGGGTGCATTTGTACTGGGATTGGTGGTGTTGCCCGCATTCACCCACCTTGTTTTCGGAATCGACTACAGCAGGAAGCGGGTGAGAAGGTTGTGGAGCCTTATACTCCTTGCCGGCGGTATCCTGCTAGCGGTATCCGCAGGAATGATTCTTCCGCTGGCATTGAGTTGTATCGGCCTGAACGGGTTGTTGGAACATAGGTATCCTGCCAAATATAAAGCCTGGCCTAACTATGTCAATTTAGGACTTACCGTACTCATTGCCACATTCTTTCTTACCGAAGAGTGGATGCCGCTGGGCCCTCAGAACAGCCTTTTGGTGAATTATTTATTTGTGATCGTATTGCTGGGTTTGATCCTGGGCATATTACTCGGCATTGTTCATTACTATGAACGGGTGTTGAAATGGTGTCTGGCAAACAAGGGGAAATTCATGTTGCTTCCCTTATCCACCCTGCTTTTCGGAATCGTTATCTGGTTGGGGTTTGACCGCACCTTTGGCTTTGTGGCCAATGGAGTGGAAGGAATGGGCTGGAACATCCGGCAAACGTCTTTCTGGACGACATCATCCCATCGCTTTCCCGGCATAGGTTCGGAGTTCATGCCTTCGTTGAATGAAGGTAGCTACCTGCTGATGCCCACCTCCATGCCGCATTCCGGGGTGGAGTATAACCGCAAAGTTGTGGGGCAACTGGATATGATGCTGAACAACATCCCGGAAGTGGAACTGGCGGTGGGTAAAATGGGACGGGTGGAATCTGCCCTTGATCCGGCTCCGGTTTCCATGTATGAAAATATCATCAATTACAGGCCTGAATACATTCTTGACGAGAACGGTCACAGGGTTCGGTTCAAAGTGGATAAACACGAGCGTTTCATCACGGTTCGCGGAGATACCCTCACCAATGAAGAAGGATTGAAGCGAGGAATAACGGCAACCGATCTGATCCGGGATGATCACGGGGAGTTTTACCGCAATTGGAGACCCGGCATCCAATCACCCGATGATATCTGGGATGAAATCGTGAAAGTGGCCAACATCCCGGGTATCACCTCCGCACCTAAATTGCAACCGATTGAGACCCGACTGGTGATGCTGCAAACCGGAATGCGTGCACCGATGGGAATTAAAGTGTTCGGGCCTGATCTTGCCACCATCGAACAGTTCGGCATGCGGCTGGAAGGTGTTTTGAAAGAGGTTCCGTCGGTAAAGGCGGAAGCGGTATTTGCCGATCGCATTGTCGGTAAGCCTTACCTGCACCTGAACATCAACCGCGATGAAATTTCAAGGTACGGCCTGAATGTGGAAGACGTGCAGCAAAGCATTGAAACCGCTATTGGTGGTATGAAAATCACTTCCAGTGTTGAAGGCAGGGAGCGCTTTCCCATCCGGGTTCGCTATCCCAGGGAGTTGAGGGACGACCCCGAATCGCTGGGTAAAATTCTGATCGCTACCCCAACCGGAGCGCAGATTCCGCTTTCACAACTGGTGGACTTTGAATACGTGCGCGGGCCACAGAATATAAAAAGTGAGAATACTTTCCTGGTAGGGTATGTGCTGTTCGATAAACAGGAAGGCCGGGCAGAAGTGGATGTGGTCAATGATGCCCGGGAAGCCATTCAGGATAAGATCAATGCCGGAGAGCTGACGGTTCCCCCCGGTATCAGCTATAAATTCTCCGGGAGCTATGAAAATCAGGTGAGGGCTGTGAAACGCCTGGCTGTTGTTATCCCCATCAGCCTGGTTCTGATTTTCCTTCTGCTCTTTTTTCAGTTTAAAACCATCATTGCTTCTTCCATTCACTTCTCGGGCGTGTTTGTTGCTTTCGCAGGAGGCTTTATCATGCTTTGGCTGTATGGGCAGAACTGGTTCATGAATTTCACGCTGGCGGATGTAAATATGCGGGATCTGTTCCAGATGCATCCCATCAATCTAAGTGTGGCCGTGTGGGTGGGATTTATCGCCTTGTTCGGTATTGCCACCGATGACGGGGTTATCATGGGAACCTATATTCATCAGGTATTTAAGGAACGGAAACCGCAAACCATTGAAGGCGTTCGAGAGGCAGTGCTGATAGCTGGTAAGAAGCGGGTGCGCCCGGCCATGATGACGGCAGCTGTTGCCATTATCGCCCTGCTACCGGTACTTACCTCCACAGGCAAAGGAGCAGATATTATGATTCCGATGGCCATTCCCACTTTCGGTGGTATGACCATACAGATCATGACCATGTTTGTGGTGCCGGTACTACAGGCATACTGGAGAGAATCGGTGATTAAAAAACAAAACAACCAGGTATCATGA